From the genome of Solanum stenotomum isolate F172 chromosome 5, ASM1918654v1, whole genome shotgun sequence:
AGAGTTTGAACAGAAGAAATGAGGTAATTAATGAgttaattaggaattaattcaattaattttgattccgttttgacttatgtttttgaatttaaaaaatgattaattaaattaaagaacaaatgGGACATGCTTTACGGTGGTTTGTCTCATTTCGGggtttgaatttattatttgttttcccTCCAAAGCTTAATTGTCCTTTTCGGTTTAGTCTGCTTTGGGCCTATGGGCCCTAATTTAAACCCGCTAACCACTGTACTTCAGAATTGATTATTTACCTATCAAtctctcctctcttgcttcctcgcctctctccctctctcgtCCCtctgtatttgtatttgtatattcagTATCAATTATCTAATGAGTTCTGTCTATTTCATGTATACAATAACAAATATGCATTGATATATCCAGTATATCTATGCATAGTTATATATTGATTCTGATAGGACATTGATATATCTAGTGTATTTGTGATGTATTTAAAGTATTTTGTGCATAAATACATCTATCTAATATCAAAGATATATACATAGATACATtcttagaaaagaaaaggaagataTAATTGTCCAAATACGTGTATATATGcataaatacatgtatcaaCTATAATTTGGAATCAATTTTAACTTGTTGATTGACATTACTTTTAATCTCAAACCCCACTTTGTGAgattatattgaatatattgttGCAGTAATTCAATGCAATTATCCTATTGAAGgtggacaaataattaaataccaTGCCCGGTAGTTTAGAATCTAAACTTTATATGTCATGGGGAACCATTATTCTCTTCGCTTGGGCAAACAGCTCATTCCATGTATGGTAGCAAAATGTTAATCACGAAATTACCCAATTGACCAGTATAATTAAACCCCAAATTCAGTTGATGGCAATCATTTATCTACTAAAATGATTTAAGAAGTATCCAAGAACGAAGATAAAATGGAGTAGGAGTTCTATTTTGAAACAGGtattttaagaattaaaaaaaaacatattggGAATGATGGTAAagtatttaatcaaattaaaagtgCTGATACGAGAAAAGGTTTATAGTTTAGCTATCATTTTCTGATGTTTCTCTTCCCGCTTTTTCAATTAATATGTTTACTGTCGTTGGAAGATATCTGAGGCACAGCAATGCAATTAACCAAAATAATGTGAATTTGGACATCAGTATACAATCATTAAAAGCATTCACATTCATACGTTCAAATGAAGCAATCAAGTGAGGTGCAGGGTGTCCTAATGGACTCCTTTCTCCAGCAGAATTAAGATTACAAAGCTCATCCGTTAAGGAGCGTCCATGTCGCGGATTCCTTGCAAGAGCAACAAACCTAGGGCTTGCGAGGCGGCGAACTGCTGCTGTTACTGTTGCTGGGGCTCCTCCCTCTTAAAGGCCTGCAATTTTATGAAGCACCAGTATATCATAACCAACAACATAATAACAACAAACATAATTATCAGTCGTTTCTATATTCAGGTTGCAAAACCATCTGCAAAGTGTCTTGTAGCTCTGGAGCTTAGCTTTCTCCAAATGTAAGGAAAAAACCACCATATGAATGACTAACTAAAGCAAGAATCCAAAACAATAGCAAGAGATTACACGGAACTCACCTTCTCTTAGGACTGCGACTCTTTGAAATCTTGCGGGGTCCCTAAAACAATAAGCAAATTATATCCACATCAAACATAATTGTTGACCCAAGGGAAAAAACAAACAATCTATCAGGTAAGTTTGTTAAATTAGAGGCCCAACCAAACACAGACCTTGCGAGGACTGGGAGAAGAAGAGTAGGATGATGACCTCCCACGTCTTGCAGCTGGACCCCTTCCCCTATACATGAAGCATTCACAAATAAGTTTTGCTTGTTCATATAAACAAGAAATGACATTCTTTCAGAAATTTAATAGTGTTATGTTCTTGATAATATGGTCATACAGATTAAATACACCCAAGAGAAAGAAACCAGGCATCTGAACATGCAATGTAAGAAGCGCCCAAAAGTATGTAAGTATAAAATGAGTAAGAGAGGCATAAAGGAAACCTACAGACCACACGTAATAGCAACAGACCCAGTTATTCAAAGACAGGACACAAAATTTGCTGTAATTAGACACTAGACATTTTAGTGATAAAGAAGATACAAATTTATGCATTACCGCCTAGGAGAGATGGATCTTGATCGTGACCGGATAGGCCTTCTAATAGGAGAACGGCTAGACCGACGACCAATCGGAGATCTTCTGGGTGGACTTCTAGCACGTCGTGGAGAACTACAAACAAAGACAAGGAGACAAAGATACCATGAACTAACACTGTCAATTATAAACGTACATTAGCTAACACAACCAAGCCATGTTTAAATAGTTCAGGCTACAGTtgacaatattttcaacataagAAGTACTGCAACTACTAACAAGAAAAACAATTGCCACCCATCATAGACAACAGTATTTCAACAGAAACTGATGGTATAAATcaagtattatatatatttatcacaCATACCTAAGCCACCAGAGAGGTTTAACAATTAAAAGAACCTCTTTGAAGTATGTAACATCAGGTTTATCCCCACAGGTGCAAACCACCATGAAGGGACTTTATATTTATGGAGCACAGGAGAAGATATTTTCATCAATTACTTCAACTATTCAAGTTTATGAAATCAAAATGCCAACTCACCGTCGCCTTGGTGGAAGGGGAGAACGTCTTCGAACAGGACTGCCACGAATTCTTCTGGGAGAGCCCCTGCTGAAGATTTAATCAGTAAAGGTACACATCAAAATTCCAAGATTTCAAGAGGAAATGTGAAATACCCAACCTAGGAGGTGTCCGATGACGTCTTAGTGGAGGTGATGGTGAACGGCGTCTCATGGGAGATGCAGGCCTCCTCCTCTGGGGAGGTGGACTGCCGCGCCTAAAAGGAGAATTTGCTCGACGGCGAACTGGAGAATCTGGCCCACGTCTAGGAGATCCTCTTCGTCCTATAGGAGACCTCCGAGGTGGAGAGGCAGGTTTTCGACGAGGAGATACTGAATATATCAAAGTACACCAGATTAAACAACGCATCATACAGACAATGAACAATTCCTAATATAACATGATATCATACAGTCTTGTTGCCGTTTTGGTCCATCTTTCTCCACATCAACAGGGGCATTATCAGTTCTTGGAGCATCTCTTCTTGAGGAAGTTGCAGCAGCCCTTGGAGGTGAGGCAGCCTTCTTTCGCTCAGGTAGGGTAAACCTGGCATGAACTACTTTCCCATCAATCTGTGCCTGCATTAACACCAACAGAACATTTTAGTTAGTCCcccatttcaaaaataaaaatgattggATGCAATCACCAAGAGAATGTATAAATCTTAAAACCATACACCATCCATGTGTAGTTGGGCTTTCTCAGCATCAATTCTAGTCTTGAACTCAACATAAGCAAACCCTTTGGGAAGATTAACCTGCAACAAATGAATTCTTATATTAGAAAGAAAGTAAGGGGGGGAGATCACATAAGCTGTACACCGTCTAAAGATATGGCACTTGTTAACTTACAACATGATCAATGGCCAACTGCACATGCagaatttcaccaaaattaccTGAAAAAAGGATAAGCTAGTTTTTAGACAGTTTAGGATGTGAATTTTGCAATTATTTGTCTACTTTATGTATATGCAGGTGTTGCTAAGTCAAGTTTAAATGTGATTATTAGAAGAGGCCAACAGGAATGCTAAAGGGACGAAAAGTACACAAAAATGTGCAATGCAGTTCAACTGCGAAGCTGCGCGACCACGCAACCTGAAGCTACTGGCACGCAGCAAAGATGAAAGGTGTCAAATCCACTGGTCCTCTGTGTGCGCTAATGAGCCCAGCTGGGCGCCCACACGGCATAGGCATGCAGATCACCAAATCAAAAGGCAATTCCGGGATTTTGCATGAGACTCTATGCTATATGAGTTTGCAACTTGTCCCAGAGATAGGGCATCAAGAAAAAGACTAGGTTAGGAAGGAGAGAAGGAAAACACGGTACACTACTCAAATCCAAAACAGAAGTTGGGATTAAGAGTGTGGTTGCTATGTCTCTTTGTTCATCCCTGTTCTTAGTAAACTTACTCTACTCCATGGATAGTTTCTTTGAGGGTATTTGACAAACATGATGTATTGATGAATATGTTGGGATTTTAATTTACGTTCTAATGCTTGAACTTGTATGGGAGTTGAACTAAAATGCAAATTTATTCATTATCTTATTTATTCGAAAGAGGAATAACTTATGAAAATTGTTGCATATTCTTGTTTGGATTGAATCAATATATCTTTTCTAAGTAATCGAAAGAGCCTATTGACAATTATCGATTGAATCCTTAAGAATAATCCATAACTTCCTTAAGAATAATCCAGAACATGTTCACTAGGGTAAAGTTAGTTTCTTCTTAAACTTGAGATTTACTTGGAAGAGAAATCTAAATCTTATGAATACTCCAATCAACTATCAAATTCGAGAGAATATATAGAACTTTAGATGTGATCAGTGACATGATCGAATCCTTGCTATCATTTTGCACTTGTTTGGTTTTGTACCCCATCTTCTATTATTGCTATTAAGCATTGTAGTTACCAATtgttttaagtaaaaaatagtCTATAATCATGGTTAATAACCGCAACCAACTCTCTTCTTTGATCTCCTAAATAATAGTTAGCAAGATTTGATTGAATTATAATttgtaccactccctgtggagACGATCCTCATACTATACTATCTTTGACTAGTGAAACACTAAATCTATAGTGTGTTTGTACTCATCAATTAACTCGCAATAACAGGGTTAGACTAGAACGTATGACATATAACTGGCTAGGTAAACAGAATGAATAGCATCAATAAGCAAAAGCTTGGACCATTTCTATTCTTCGGTTTTAGACTCTTCACTTGGTGCATACCAAATACCAAACCGAATTTCAGTTGAGTTAGGTTCTTCTGTATGGACCTGATATAATGGGCTATTTACCCTGGACGGGTTGTTGGGTTATCAGTTGACATTTACAACCCTAGCTAAGAGTAAAATTTCTACAACTCTGGCAAATAAACTTCAGTGATCAAAAAGAAGTGCTGAACATaccaaatatttctttcaaatGGTTTTCATTGACATTCCTACTGAGCTGATCCACATGAATCACACGTGACTCAGGTATAGGAGATACTTTCCTGCAATCAGATCCCAAGTGTTACACATAAAAAAAGTCCTACATGCAGTAACATTTTTGCATCATCAGAAGATATTGGTGTTAGTAACTATTTTTATCAACTTCATCCAAAATGGATAGGTTTTTTTCCCACTCCCCCAAAATTCATATTGCAAACAGAAAGACAATCAGATTCCAACAAAAGAAGGTCATGCATTTATTTTCTGACTGTAACATCAAATCATCAGACAACAAAGGCAGAAGGCGTGATGCATAGCTGAATGTTTCACCAACAGCACGCATGTCTATGTGAGTACTTGGGATGGAAAGGAACTGAAAGCATTCGAAATCATTTATTGAACAATTGTGGCCAGCTGTAATGcattctccaaaaaaaatctTGATGAATGCAAGCGAGTCCACATTCAAAATGGCTCATAATATTCCAACCCCCTTGTGTATGAGGAGAAAAACAAAGCCAAGAAAAAGAAAGGTATTCCCCCAAAAAAACAGAAATTTGGATGTTATTGGAAGAGGTTTTTGTAAGTAGTTATGCATGAATAAACCAAAGTCGGATCTCAGATTAAAAAACAAACAACATTACCTAGGAGGTGGAGAAGCTTTCTTAGACTCTGGTGGTGGTGGCGGAGAGCGGCCTCG
Proteins encoded in this window:
- the LOC125865165 gene encoding LOW QUALITY PROTEIN: serine/arginine-rich splicing factor SR45-like (The sequence of the model RefSeq protein was modified relative to this genomic sequence to represent the inferred CDS: inserted 1 base in 1 codon), with translation MAKPGRGRAASPSGSSSRSRSRSRSRSYTPSNSRSSSSRSPSRSRSRSRSISSSSSASRSASSRSPSRLPPSQRKSPAGVSKRGRSPPPPPESKKASPPPRKVSPIPESRVIHVDQLSRNVNENHLKEIFGNFGEILHVQLAIDHVVNLPKGFAYVEFKTRIDAEKAQLHMDGAQIDGKVVHARFTLPERKKAASPPRAAATSSRRDAPRTDNAPVDVEKDGPKRQQDLSPRRKPASPPRRSPIGRRGSPRRGPDSPVRRRANSPFRRGSPPPQRRRPASPMRRRSPSPPLRRHRTPPRGSPRRIRGSPVRRRSPLPPRRRSPRRARSPPRRSPIGRRSSRSPIRRPIRSRSRSISPRRGRGPAARXWEVIILLFFSQSSQGTPQDFKESQS